One window from the genome of Salvia miltiorrhiza cultivar Shanhuang (shh) chromosome 7, IMPLAD_Smil_shh, whole genome shotgun sequence encodes:
- the LOC130995239 gene encoding adenine nucleotide transporter BT1, chloroplastic/mitochondrial-like, translating to MMGGGAEMKSLSFKKSGISSDSQLRLQWSNQDCNFYPGGGLFASVQMGDNGNGGLKLPYADLLVKYVSLPEGFKNLGEEKGLGEKKKKRGLKLKIKIPNPSLRRLVSGGIAGAVSRTVVAPLETIRTHLMVGSSGHSTTEVFNNIMKTDGWKGLFRGNFVNVIRVAPSKAIELFVYDTVNKNLSSKPGEQPKLPIPPSLVAGASAGVTSTLVTYPLELLKTRLTIQRGVYDGLLDAFVKILKEGGPGELYRGLAPSLIGVIPYAATNYCAYDTLRKAYRKIFKEEKIGNIETLLIGSAAGSISSTATFPLEVARKHMQVGAVSGRQVYKNVLHALACILEQDGIQGLYKGLGPSCLKLVPAAGISFMCYEACKKILVEREEDA from the exons ATGATGGGTGGTGGAGCAGAAATGAAATCTTTATCGTTCAAGAAAAGTGGGATTTCATCAGATTCTCAATTGAGGCTTCAATGGAGCAATCAAGATTGCAACTTTTATCCAGGTGGTGGGTTGTTTGCATCTGTGCAAATGGGGGATAACGGAAATGGTGGTCTGAAATTACCCTATGCTGATTTGCTAGTGAAATATGTTTCATTGCCTGAGGGGTTTAAGAATCTTGGTGAGGAGAAGGGTTtgggggagaagaagaagaaaaggggGCTTAAGCTCAAGATTAAGATCCCTAATCCTTCATTAAGGAGGTTAGTTAGCGGCGGAATTGCAGGGGCGGTTTCTAGGACTGTAGTTGCTCCTTTGGAGACGATTAGGACTCATTTGATGGTAGGTAGCAGTGGGCACTCCACAACTGAGGTGTTCAACAATATCATGAAAACAGATGGGTGGAAAGGATTGTTTAGAGGGAATTTTGTTAATGTTATTCGTGTTGCGCCGAGCAAAGCCATAGAG TTATTTGTTTATGATACTGTCAACAAGAACTTGTCATCAAAACCCGGCGAACAGCCGAAATTACCCATTCCTCCTTCTCTAGTCGCGGGCGCCTCAGCTGGGGTCACCTCGACACTGGTCACCTACCCTCTCGAGCTACTCAAAACTCGACTAACCATCCAG AGAGGAGTCTACGACggtctgctggatgcatttgtCAAAATACTGAAAGAGGGTGGGCCGGGCGAGCTCTACAGAGGCCTCGCCCCGAGCCTGATTGGAGTCATCCCTTATGCCGCCACCAACTACTGCGCCTACGACACTCTACGGAAAGCCTACAGGAAGATCTTCAAAGAAGAAAAGATAGGCAATATAGAAACACTCTTGATCGGGTCAGCAGCAGGCTCCATTTCCAGCACGGCCACGTTCCCTCTCGAAGTTGCACGTAAGCACATGCAGGTAGGGGCCGTGAGCGGGAGGCAGGTGTACAAGAACGTGCTGCACGCGCTCGCCTGCATCCTCGAGCAAGACGGGATACAAGGCTTGTACAAAGGGCTCGGCCCGAGCTGTCTGAAGCTGGTGCCTGCTGCTGGGATATCTTTCATGTGTTATGAAGCATGTAAGAAGATTTtggtagagagagaagaggatgCATAG